The following are encoded in a window of Dysidea avara chromosome 4, odDysAvar1.4, whole genome shotgun sequence genomic DNA:
- the LOC136252435 gene encoding protein mono-ADP-ribosyltransferase PARP3-like, with protein sequence MPGRKRKQEDTTDAGAAAAASAPAKEPGKMTVAELKKELQDRGLDTSGKKAELVARLEGATSSSKSGTDSTDAGKPPRAKKQKTSSAAASGKGKGKKAAAAAADSKATEDVSDFGKAVAALKSEGGKKKKRSPKVDQYVSAAHFYEVVDDWDCMLNQTNIGHNNNKYYVIQMLKSRNGTYNVWNRWGRVGEPGQTAMKGPFGSVDAATKEFQKKFTDKTKNKWENRDNFVPAPGKYTLLEMDDDDDDEAGTVVVKKDETDSRPKKVKACSLDKPTQDLVKMIFDNDMFNNAMQKLELDTKKMPLGKLSKSQIAKGFEVLEEIEELFAKKSANRAKLSELSSRFYTIIPHDFGRKVPPVIDNEETLRKKFDMLLVLGDIEIAQSMQKDQQEASQSQKLEEIPHPLDNHYQMLQTKLAHIKPSESTHKIIDNYVKATESTWRKTQLIDVWEVDRSGEDKRFSAHDSLDNRRLLWHGTNVAVVAAILKSGLRIMPHSGGRVGKGIYFASENSKSAGYVRTTNDAIGIMFLAEVALGKEHGIDRDDSRLTKPPGGYDSVVARGRTEPDPKHDTSITLDKKTVAVPQGKPISTSHSNSSFSQSEYLVYKESQCRIRYMLKLKFGY encoded by the exons ATGCCGGGTCGCAAGAGGAAGCAAGAAGACACCACAGATGctggtgctgctgctgctgcatcaGCGCCAGCTAAAGAACCAGGGAAGATGACAGTGGCGGAACTGAAGAAAGAGCTTCAAGATCGCGGATTGGATACCAGTGGGAAGAAGGCGGAGCTAGTGGCACGATTGGAAGGCGCCACAAGTAGCTCGAAGAGCGGCACGGACAGCACTGACGCTGGTAAACCACCAAGGGCTAAGAAACAGAAGACTAGCTCAG CTGCTGCCAGTGGAAAGGGTAAAGGCAAGAAggcagctgctgctgctgcagaTAGCAAAGCTACTGAGGATGTCTCTGATTTTGGGAAAGCTGTAGCTGCTCTTAAAAGTGAAGGAGGAAAGAAGAAGAAACGCAGCCCCAAG GTGGACCAGTATGTGTCTGCTGCTCATTTCTATGAAGTGGTTGATGACTGGGACTGTATGCTCAACCAAACTAACATCGGACATAACAACAACAAATACTATGTGATCCAAATGTTGAAGTCTCGTAATGGTACCTACAATGTCTGGAATAGGTGGGGACGTGTG GGTGAACCAGGCCAGACTGCCATGAAGGGTCCATTTGGATCTGTCGATGCTGCTACCAAAGAATTTCAAAAGAAATTCACGGACAAGACAAAGAACAAATGGGAAAACAGAGACAATTTTGTTCCAGCACCTGGCAAGTACACCTTGTTAGAAATGgacgatgatgatgacgat GAGGCCGGGACAGTAGTTGTTAAGAAAGATGAAACAGATTCTCGGCCCAAGAAGGTGAAGGCGTGCTCACTGGACAAGCCAACACAGGATCTAGTCAAAATGATCTTTGATAATGACATGTTTAATAATGCCATGCAGAAACTGGAACTGG ACACAAAGAAGATGCCCCTGGGCAAGTTAAGCAAGTCACAAATTGCTAAAGGATTTGAG GTGCTAGAGGAGATTGAGGAATTGTTTGCTAAGAAATCAGCCAACAGAGCAAAACTTTCAGAGCTGAGCTCCCGTTTCTATACCATCATACCTCATGACTTTGGTCGTAAAGTTCCCCCAGTGATCGATAATGAGGAAACATTAAGGAAGAAATTTGACATGTTATTG GTATTGGGAGATATTGAAATAGCTCAGTCAATGCAGAAGGACCAGCAAGAAGCCAGTCAATCACAGAAG CTGGAGGAGATTCCTCACCCATTGGACAACCATTACCAGATGTTACAGACTAAACTAGCTCATATCAAGCCATCTGAAAGCACTCATAAG ATCATTGATAACTACGTCAAGGCCACAGAGAGCACTTGGAGGAAGACACAACTCATAGATGTATGGGAGGTGGACAGGAGTGGAGAA GACAAGAGATTCTCAGCACATGATAGTTTGGATAACCGACGGTTGTTGTGGCATGGCACCAATGTTGCTGTGGTGGCGGCCATTTTGAAGAGTGGTCTACGCATCATGCCACATTCTGGGGGTCGTGTGGGCAAAGGAATTTACTTTGCATCTGAGAATAGTAAATCAGCTGGTTATG TACGAACTACCAACGACGCCATTGGGAtaatgtttctagctgaagtagCTTTAGGTAAAGAACATGGCATTGACCGAGATGATAGTAGGCTGACAAAACCACCTGGTGGATATGACTCCGTTGTTGCTAGGGGCAGGACTGAGCCAG ATCCCAAACATGATACCTCTATTACCCTGGACAAGAAGACGGTGGCTGTTCCTCAGGGTAAACCAATCAGTACATCACATAGCAACAGCAGCTTCTCTCAGAGCGAGTACCTGGTATACAAGGAGAGTCAGTGTAGGATACGCTACATGTTGAAGTTGAAGTTTGGTTACTAA
- the LOC136252436 gene encoding protein mono-ADP-ribosyltransferase PARP3-like — protein sequence MPARKRKQVADEESTDDASKQGAKEPAKMTVAELRKELLARNLDTTGRKAELVSRLEGALKGSDETDSGQPPSAKKAKVDSTDDGKTAAAQPNKEEEAAGSSSEYDKAVAKLKSGEQKKRTPKVDQMVPGAHGYTVVDDWDCMLNQTNIGQNNNKYYLIQMLQGAFQMYYVWNRWGRVGETGQNAMKGPFRSVDDAAKEFKKKFTDKTKNKWENRDNFVPAPGKYTLLEMDDDDDDDEAGAVVKGDEPDAPPKKVKACSLDKPTQELVRMIFDNDMFNNAMQKLELDTKKMPLGKLSKSQIAKGFEVLEEIEALLANKSTNRAKLSELSSRFYTIIPHDFGRKVPPVIDDEETLRKKFDMLLVLGDIEIAQSMQKDQQEASQKEELEEVPHPLDINYELLQTRLSHVDTKDENYKIIENYIKATEDKTWRKVQLLDAWEVDRNGANTRFASHDHLVNRRLLWHGTNVAVVAAILKSGLRIMPHSGGRVGKGIYFASENSKSAGYVGTTNDSIGVMFLAEVALGREKHIDRDNHTLTKPPDGHDSIVARGQTEPDPKDDKTILLENKQVTVPQGKPIPMATYSHSSFSQSEYLIYKESQCRLRYLLKMKFSY from the exons ATGCCGGCTAGGAAGAGAAAACAAGTCGCTGATGAGGAATCTACAGATGATGCTAGTAAACAAGGCGCTAAGGAACCGGCCAAGATGACTGTGGCGGAATTACGGAAAGAGCTGCTGGCACGAAACTTAGACACGACGGGCAGAAAGGCTGAGTTGGTATCAAGACTAGAAGGTGCATTGAAGGGCTCCGATGAAACAGACTCAGGACAACCTCCATCAGCTAAAAAGGCGAAAGTGGATTCAA CTGATGATGGCAAGACTGCAGCTGCTCAACCTAATAAGGAAGAAGAGGCAGCTGGTAGTAGTAGTGAATATGATAAAGCTGTGGCCAAGTTGAAGAGTGGAGAACAGAAGAAACGAACACCAAAA GTTGACCAGATGGTACCTGGTGCCCATGGTTACACTGTGGTTGATGACTGGGACTGTATGCTCAACCAAACTAACATCGGACAGAACAACAACAAATACTACCTGATCCAAATGTTACAGGGAGCATTCCAGATGTATTATGTGTGGAACAGATGGGGCCGAGTG GGAGAAACAGGTCAGAACGCCATGAAGGGTCCTTTCCGTAGTGTGGACGATGCAGCTAAGGAATTCAAGAAGAAATTCACGGATAAGACAAAGAACAAATGGGAGAACAGAGACAATTTTGTTCCAGCACCTGGCAAGTACACCTTGTTAGAaatggatgatgatgatgatgatgat GAAGCAGGAGCTGTTGTCAAGGGAGATGAGCCTGATGCTCCTCCTAAGAAGGTGAAGGCATGTTCACTAGATAAGCCAACACAAGAATTAGTTAGGATGATCTTTGATAATGACATGTTCAATAATGCCATGCAGAAACTGGAGCTGG ACACAAAGAAGATGCCCCTGGGCAAGTTGAGCAAGTCACAAATTGCTAAAGGATTTGAG GTGTTGGAGGAGATTGAAGCATTGTTAGCAAATAAATCAACCAACAGAGCGAAGCTTTCAGAGCTGAGCTCCCGTTTCTATACCATCATACCTCATGACTTTGGTCGTAAAGTTCCCCCAGTGATCGATGATGAGGAAACATTAAGGAAGAAATTTGACATGTTATTG GTGTTGGGAGATATTGAAATAGCTCAATCAATGCAAAAGGATCAACAAGAAGCAAGTCAGAAAGAAGAG CTTGAGGAGGTGCCACACCCCCTGGATATTAACTATGAACTACTACAAACTAGATTGAGTCATGTTGACACAAAGGATGAGAATTataag ATCATAGAGAACTATATCAAGGCCACGGAGGACAAAACATGGCGGAAGGTACAACTGTTGGATGCATGGGAAGTGGACAGAAATGGAGCG AACACAAGGTTTGCATCTCATGATCATCTGGTGAACCGACGGTTGTTGTGGCATGGCACCAATGTTGCTGTGGTGGCAGCCATTTTGAAGAGTGGTCTACGCATCATGCCACATTCTGGGGGTCGTGTTGGCAAAGGAATTTACTTTGCATCTGAGAACAGTAAATCAGCTGGTTATG TTGGTACGACTAATGACTCAATTGGGGTGATGTTTCTGGCGGAGGTTGCCCTAGGCAGAGAAAAACACATTGACAGGGATAACCACACCCTCACCAAACCTCCTGATGGACACGACTCTATTGTAGCCCGGGGGCAAACTGAACCAG ATCCTAAGGACGATAAAACCATCTTATTGGagaacaaacaagtcactgtgcctCAGGGCAAACCCATCCCCATGGCAACCTACAGTCACAGCTCTTTCTCACAGAGCGAGTACCTAATTTACAAGGAGAGTCAGTGTAGGCTACGCTACTTGTTGAAGATGAAGTTTAGCTACTAA